Proteins encoded within one genomic window of Pseudalkalibacillus sp. SCS-8:
- a CDS encoding YitT family protein: protein MGQTIKTLLTLAFGAIIQGLGMGLFLFPHHIPSGGAAGIAVLNEFFWNIPHGWSLWLVNVPLLIVAVKFLGAGSAGKTIFSVTVTSITVDVIALILPGPVSIPWIDLLFGACLFGIGVGILFRHGASSGGMAILAQIFAKIFNRPPGKIMFWINGVIFFITAFVIGWWIFLFAICTQWIGTKVLDQVYNGQLTIVKLRKALHM from the coding sequence ATGGGTCAAACGATAAAAACGCTCCTGACACTCGCATTCGGAGCAATCATTCAGGGGTTGGGAATGGGATTGTTTCTATTCCCGCATCATATTCCTTCTGGGGGCGCAGCAGGAATTGCTGTCCTTAATGAATTTTTCTGGAATATACCGCATGGGTGGTCTTTATGGCTCGTCAATGTCCCACTGTTGATTGTTGCCGTCAAATTCCTTGGAGCAGGATCAGCAGGGAAGACGATTTTTTCCGTAACGGTGACTTCCATAACGGTTGATGTCATTGCCTTGATTTTACCAGGACCTGTTTCAATTCCATGGATTGACCTCTTGTTTGGGGCTTGTCTATTTGGAATCGGTGTCGGTATCCTGTTCAGGCATGGCGCTTCATCAGGTGGGATGGCGATCCTTGCACAGATTTTCGCTAAGATTTTCAATCGTCCACCGGGTAAAATCATGTTCTGGATTAACGGCGTCATCTTTTTTATAACGGCTTTTGTAATTGGTTGGTGGATCTTCTTATTCGCCATTTGTACACAATGGATCGGTACAAAAGTGCTGGATCAGGTTTATAATGGACAGCTCACTATAGTGAAACTCCGGAAAGCACTCCATATGTAA
- a CDS encoding abortive infection system antitoxin AbiGi family protein: protein MQRYYSRIYWHFTGSPKGGHEPASSPDELLKKSNPKPEAESVEILLSILGSRVLEATSTEKVGAYETKAFCSTTDIPFKDLLDHADYYGKAAIGFKAEAVHDVFLPVLYLSATHQLRNELIDGKKHPLMDFIKITDFHPEEGHTFYREREWRSTGDFKFTKEQVAAIVVPNQAVKDVRSFLMEHAYPEDISILSWRLIEEA, encoded by the coding sequence ATGCAACGATATTATTCTCGTATTTATTGGCATTTCACAGGGTCTCCTAAGGGCGGTCATGAGCCGGCTTCCAGTCCGGATGAGCTTTTGAAGAAAAGCAACCCGAAACCAGAAGCCGAATCGGTCGAAATCCTACTGTCGATTCTCGGCTCTAGGGTCCTCGAAGCGACCAGTACGGAGAAGGTCGGGGCGTATGAAACGAAGGCTTTTTGCAGTACGACGGATATTCCCTTCAAGGATCTGTTGGATCACGCAGATTATTATGGTAAAGCAGCAATTGGATTCAAGGCAGAAGCAGTTCATGATGTTTTCCTTCCTGTCCTCTATCTCTCCGCTACACATCAATTGAGGAATGAGCTTATTGATGGAAAAAAGCATCCTTTGATGGATTTCATCAAGATTACGGATTTTCATCCTGAGGAAGGTCATACCTTTTATCGGGAAAGGGAGTGGCGGAGCACAGGGGATTTCAAATTCACCAAAGAGCAAGTGGCGGCGATTGTCGTGCCGAATCAAGCAGTGAAGGACGTCCGGAGCTTTCTGATGGAGCATGCTTATCCTGAGGATATTTCGATCCTTTCATGGCGGCTGATTGAAGAAGCCTGA
- a CDS encoding acetolactate synthase large subunit, producing the protein MRVSELFVKCLENEGVEYIFGVPGEENIDFLDALKESSITFITTRHETGAAFMAGHYGKLTGKPGVCLTTLGPGATNMVTGVADANMDLAPLIAITGQASMDRQHKLSHQYYDLVSMFKPVTKWNASIRDKDIVPEVVRKAFQQATSEKPGAVHIELPEDIAAMDVDGEPLEAMANELLPRAVEQTVQNAASLINDAKRPIVLVGNGVTRMKASEALQRFVEKLNVPFTSTFMGKGAITWEHPLNLQTTGLQDKDHIACGIDQADLIITVGYDFTEYPPSAWNPDGSKPIVHIDTQAVEVDAHYPMKVSLIGDIEENLSQLTEKVEQREAMDEEYQNLREKLMADLHEKEDDESYPMKPQRILADLREILSDDDILISDVGAHKMWIARHYHSVKPNTCLISNGFASMGIAMPGAIGAKIAEPEKRVVAVAGDGGFLMTVQELETMVRLNLPIVVIVWTDNRYGLIEWKQMNEFDRSANITFSNPDLVQLAKSFGAEGLKVLRTEEFKPIVERALEMNKPVVIDCPVDYKENIRMTERLGNIICSN; encoded by the coding sequence GTGCGCGTTTCTGAACTATTTGTAAAGTGTCTAGAGAATGAAGGGGTCGAGTACATTTTCGGGGTTCCTGGAGAGGAAAACATCGACTTCCTTGACGCCTTGAAGGAGTCCTCAATCACGTTCATCACAACCCGACATGAAACAGGGGCAGCATTCATGGCAGGTCATTATGGCAAGCTGACAGGGAAACCAGGCGTATGTCTTACAACACTTGGACCTGGTGCGACGAATATGGTCACAGGTGTTGCGGATGCCAATATGGATCTGGCTCCGTTGATTGCGATAACCGGGCAGGCAAGCATGGATCGACAGCACAAGCTTTCCCATCAATATTATGATCTTGTATCCATGTTCAAGCCAGTGACCAAATGGAATGCTTCGATTCGGGATAAAGACATTGTGCCTGAAGTTGTTCGGAAAGCTTTTCAACAGGCAACGAGTGAAAAACCTGGTGCCGTCCATATTGAACTCCCCGAAGATATTGCTGCCATGGACGTAGATGGCGAGCCGTTGGAGGCGATGGCCAATGAATTACTTCCGAGAGCGGTGGAACAAACCGTCCAAAATGCAGCTTCCTTGATTAATGACGCGAAGCGCCCGATCGTACTTGTCGGGAACGGAGTGACCAGAATGAAAGCTTCAGAAGCGCTGCAACGGTTCGTCGAGAAATTAAATGTTCCTTTTACAAGTACCTTCATGGGAAAAGGGGCTATTACGTGGGAACATCCGTTGAACTTGCAAACCACTGGACTACAGGATAAAGATCATATCGCATGCGGAATCGATCAAGCCGATCTAATCATCACGGTTGGATATGATTTTACAGAGTATCCTCCTTCAGCATGGAATCCAGATGGGTCGAAGCCGATTGTTCATATCGACACACAAGCGGTCGAGGTCGATGCCCATTATCCGATGAAAGTCAGCTTGATCGGTGATATAGAAGAAAACCTTTCACAGTTGACGGAAAAAGTGGAACAGCGGGAAGCGATGGATGAGGAATACCAGAATCTCAGAGAGAAGCTTATGGCGGATCTTCACGAGAAAGAAGACGATGAGTCTTATCCAATGAAGCCGCAAAGGATCTTAGCGGATTTAAGGGAGATTTTATCGGATGACGATATTCTTATTTCAGACGTCGGGGCCCATAAAATGTGGATTGCACGTCACTATCATTCCGTAAAACCGAATACGTGCTTGATTTCCAACGGATTTGCCTCAATGGGGATAGCAATGCCTGGGGCAATCGGAGCAAAAATTGCTGAGCCCGAAAAAAGGGTCGTCGCTGTTGCAGGAGATGGCGGTTTCCTTATGACTGTTCAAGAGCTGGAAACGATGGTGAGATTGAATTTACCGATCGTAGTCATCGTCTGGACCGACAACCGTTATGGCTTGATTGAGTGGAAGCAGATGAATGAATTTGACCGGAGTGCCAACATAACCTTCTCTAATCCAGACTTGGTCCAGCTGGCTAAATCATTTGGAGCAGAAGGCTTGAAGGTGCTCCGTACTGAGGAATTTAAGCCGATCGTCGAACGTGCTCTTGAAATGAACAAGCCGGTCGTCATTGATTGTCCTGTCGACTATAAAGAGAACATACGGATGACAGAACGACTCGGGAATATCATTTGCAGCAACTGA
- a CDS encoding VanZ family protein, translating into MEIQKAPGDQKHRNVKWLGTILFVAYLAVLIYTTLFTYNYYVYGKSFNLVLFDSIQLMWRSGDYWLIFKNVIGNILLFMPLGFLLPLISRRLASFRGMFFISYGMSTMIELLQFNYANRIFDIDDIFLNGLGGLVGLIMYKIIAFVYRLYRRNK; encoded by the coding sequence ATGGAGATTCAGAAGGCACCTGGAGATCAAAAGCATAGAAATGTAAAATGGCTTGGCACGATTCTCTTCGTCGCTTATTTAGCTGTGCTCATCTATACAACGTTGTTCACATACAATTATTACGTCTATGGAAAATCGTTCAACCTTGTATTGTTCGACAGCATCCAGCTGATGTGGCGAAGCGGGGATTATTGGCTCATCTTCAAAAATGTAATCGGCAATATCCTATTGTTCATGCCTTTAGGGTTTTTATTGCCATTGATTTCACGGAGGCTGGCATCTTTCAGAGGGATGTTCTTCATTTCATACGGGATGAGTACAATGATTGAATTGCTTCAATTCAACTATGCCAACCGGATTTTTGATATTGATGATATTTTCTTGAATGGATTAGGCGGTCTCGTCGGGTTGATCATGTATAAGATCATTGCATTCGTTTACCGTCTCTATCGACGTAACAAATAA
- a CDS encoding redoxin domain-containing protein, with protein MRLRTEMPEFEGATEWLNGEVSKDDLVGDKPTLVHFWSVSCQLCKDAMPNINQFRDDYKDELNVIAVHMPRSEKDLDVDQVKEVAAEHGITQPIFVDNKHKLTDAYENQYVPAYYVFDAEGKLRHFQAGGDGMKMLTKRVNRVLGK; from the coding sequence ATGCGCTTACGTACCGAAATGCCTGAATTTGAAGGTGCTACAGAATGGTTGAATGGTGAGGTTTCGAAGGATGATCTCGTTGGAGACAAACCGACACTTGTCCATTTCTGGTCGGTCAGCTGCCAGCTTTGTAAAGATGCGATGCCGAACATCAATCAATTCCGTGATGACTATAAAGATGAGTTGAATGTCATCGCTGTTCATATGCCACGTTCTGAAAAAGATCTTGATGTGGATCAAGTGAAAGAAGTCGCAGCTGAACACGGGATTACACAACCGATTTTCGTGGATAACAAGCACAAGCTGACAGATGCTTATGAAAATCAATATGTTCCAGCTTACTATGTATTTGATGCAGAAGGTAAGCTTCGTCACTTCCAGGCTGGCGGAGACGGCATGAAAATGTTGACAAAGCGTGTAAATCGCGTGCTAGGCAAATAA
- a CDS encoding MATE family efflux transporter, producing the protein MAQQMDFTTGSVPKQMITFSVPIFLTNILQTSFQFIDSVWVGNLLGSASLGAISISATLIFTILSFIIGVNSASLTVLSQKKGANDEQGLKESLNAFVFVLGVLAISLGLVGFFLADWLLKILGTPAEIFPLAKSYLQVNFLGIVFLFGYNFIGTVLRALGDSKTPIRFVFIAVVLNTILDPIFISWFDMGIVGAAYATIVSQGFAFVYGIFYSVWKAGVPFSVPYLPPRFYFMTLFKLGVPAGLQMMAISGGIAAIMGIVAYFGTDVVAGFGAAQRIDSIIMLPAFTLGSAVNSMAGQNIGIRSWDRVEAISRNGIYLILLVSFSISTIAYFTAESLIRLFVNDEETIEFGATYLKSVAFFYPFLGINFVLNGIVRAAGAMVQVLILNLISFWVLRVPLTYLFSRWLGEEGIAFGIGTSFIISSIIAYGYYKFGRWREIEIFKEENES; encoded by the coding sequence ATGGCCCAACAAATGGACTTTACAACGGGATCTGTACCGAAACAGATGATCACCTTTTCTGTTCCGATTTTCCTGACGAACATTTTGCAAACCTCGTTCCAATTCATCGATAGTGTTTGGGTAGGAAATTTGTTGGGATCTGCTTCCCTTGGGGCCATCTCGATATCTGCTACCCTGATTTTCACAATCCTTTCGTTCATCATCGGCGTGAATAGTGCTTCCCTTACTGTCCTTTCACAGAAAAAAGGGGCAAACGATGAACAAGGGTTGAAGGAATCGTTGAATGCGTTCGTGTTTGTGCTCGGAGTACTAGCGATCAGCCTCGGACTCGTCGGGTTCTTTTTAGCTGATTGGTTATTAAAAATACTTGGAACTCCTGCAGAAATCTTTCCGCTTGCCAAGTCGTACTTGCAGGTCAACTTTCTTGGAATCGTATTTTTATTCGGATACAACTTTATCGGAACTGTTTTACGTGCTTTAGGAGATAGTAAAACCCCGATCCGCTTTGTTTTCATTGCGGTCGTATTGAATACGATTCTTGACCCGATCTTCATCAGCTGGTTTGACATGGGAATTGTCGGAGCTGCTTATGCGACCATTGTTTCGCAAGGCTTTGCATTCGTTTACGGAATCTTTTACTCGGTATGGAAAGCCGGTGTTCCGTTTTCTGTACCGTATCTGCCGCCTCGCTTTTATTTCATGACGTTATTCAAGCTCGGGGTTCCGGCGGGACTTCAGATGATGGCAATCTCAGGTGGAATTGCAGCAATCATGGGGATTGTCGCATATTTCGGTACGGATGTTGTCGCAGGATTCGGCGCTGCACAACGGATCGACAGCATCATCATGCTGCCGGCTTTTACGTTAGGGTCTGCAGTGAACAGCATGGCAGGTCAAAATATCGGGATTCGTTCATGGGATCGTGTCGAGGCCATTTCCCGGAATGGGATCTATCTGATTCTGCTCGTCTCCTTTTCAATCAGTACAATTGCTTATTTCACGGCGGAATCCTTAATCAGGCTATTTGTGAATGACGAAGAGACAATTGAATTCGGTGCGACATATTTAAAAAGTGTTGCCTTCTTCTACCCGTTCCTCGGCATCAATTTCGTATTGAACGGGATTGTGAGAGCAGCAGGTGCAATGGTACAGGTACTTATTCTGAATCTCATTTCGTTCTGGGTGCTGCGTGTCCCACTGACCTATTTATTCTCGAGGTGGCTCGGTGAAGAAGGAATCGCTTTTGGAATTGGAACAAGCTTCATCATCAGCAGTATCATTGCATACGGATATTATAAATTCGGCAGGTGGCGCGAGATCGAAATCTTCAAGGAAGAAAACGAGTCTTGA
- a CDS encoding OsmC family protein — translation MEFKMNDGGFTAEFEYGTLNISGNEEYGFRPYQLLVSSVAVCSGGVLRKVLEKMRYPFEDIKVNAEIVRNEEEANRVEKIELTFHIETDEWDEKKIEKAMQLTRKNCSMVQSVKDSIEVVEKAEWVKR, via the coding sequence ATGGAATTTAAAATGAATGACGGTGGATTCACAGCTGAATTCGAATACGGAACATTGAACATTTCTGGAAACGAGGAATATGGATTCCGTCCATATCAATTATTAGTGTCTTCCGTAGCGGTTTGCAGCGGCGGCGTGTTAAGAAAAGTACTAGAAAAAATGCGATACCCATTCGAAGATATCAAGGTGAACGCAGAAATTGTACGAAATGAAGAAGAAGCGAACCGGGTTGAGAAGATCGAGCTCACCTTCCATATTGAAACGGATGAGTGGGATGAAAAGAAAATCGAGAAAGCGATGCAATTGACCCGTAAAAATTGCTCCATGGTACAATCGGTGAAAGACAGCATAGAGGTTGTGGAAAAAGCCGAATGGGTCAAACGATAA
- a CDS encoding MFS transporter: MRSARYRFNVLIAVVFVSGFAQGMLLPLLAILLEDAGVSSSINGLSASAFYIGILVISPFIEKPLHNFGYKRMIVAGIALTAVSLIVFPLWQAIWFWFILRLIIGIGDHIFHFATQVWLTSMSVEGNRGRNISIYGVSFGLGFGVGPIMTRLIEIHDALPFAVAALLCVLALLLLIRIDNAYPENIHTADVQSTWQRYGKVFRLSWPGLLGTFGYGFIETTVHSNFPVYAVRQGLGVDAVSILLPAFAVGALVFQVPLGLLSDRLGRKPILVGSLLIGGICFLLMTLSSSLVFLAVMFLIAGLFLGSLFSMGITFMADLLPKEHLPAGNILAGICFSLGSIFGPLIGGLAIQVFAEGSIFYTIGGMMLVLFISVSFFNPKRAEVRSGNV; this comes from the coding sequence ATGCGCTCCGCCCGTTATCGTTTCAACGTCCTGATCGCAGTCGTTTTCGTTTCAGGATTTGCCCAAGGGATGCTTCTTCCCCTTCTGGCGATTCTTTTAGAAGATGCTGGTGTCTCATCAAGTATCAATGGCTTGAGTGCATCTGCTTTTTATATCGGAATTCTAGTCATTTCACCATTCATTGAAAAACCGTTACATAATTTTGGTTATAAGCGGATGATTGTTGCGGGGATCGCTCTGACAGCCGTCTCACTGATCGTCTTTCCCCTATGGCAGGCCATCTGGTTTTGGTTCATCCTCAGATTAATTATCGGTATTGGTGACCATATTTTCCACTTTGCTACACAAGTATGGCTGACATCAATGAGTGTGGAAGGAAATCGAGGGCGGAACATCTCCATTTATGGCGTCTCTTTCGGTCTAGGCTTCGGAGTCGGTCCGATCATGACAAGATTGATTGAAATACATGATGCACTGCCATTCGCGGTCGCAGCCCTATTATGCGTATTGGCGCTGCTTCTTCTTATTCGCATTGATAATGCGTATCCTGAAAATATCCACACGGCAGACGTTCAGAGTACGTGGCAAAGATACGGAAAGGTCTTCCGTTTGTCCTGGCCGGGTCTTCTCGGCACATTCGGTTATGGATTTATTGAAACAACTGTCCATAGTAATTTTCCGGTCTATGCGGTCCGTCAAGGGCTCGGCGTTGATGCTGTGTCGATCCTATTACCGGCCTTCGCAGTCGGAGCACTTGTATTCCAGGTTCCTCTCGGCCTATTAAGTGACCGATTAGGACGAAAACCGATCTTAGTAGGCTCTCTCTTAATCGGGGGGATCTGTTTTCTTTTGATGACGTTAAGCTCGTCCCTCGTTTTCTTAGCAGTCATGTTCTTGATTGCCGGACTTTTCCTAGGCTCACTCTTTTCAATGGGAATCACATTCATGGCCGACCTGCTTCCGAAAGAGCATTTACCAGCTGGCAACATCCTGGCGGGGATCTGCTTCAGTCTCGGCAGTATTTTCGGACCGCTTATCGGAGGTTTGGCCATCCAGGTATTTGCTGAAGGGAGTATTTTTTACACGATTGGCGGTATGATGCTCGTCTTGTTCATTAGCGTTTCCTTCTTCAACCCTAAGAGGGCTGAAGTCCGATCTGGTAACGTTTAA